AAACCGTCCGCGCGGATACACTTTCGGCGTTTAGTAGGTGATTGTTTTTTGTTCGGTGATTTTCACTTTGCGCTCGTCCGAAAGTCTTGTGGCGTACATCTCTTCGGCGATTTTCCGCGCGGCTTCGACCGCTTCGTACACGGGGGTATCGGCTATGTCCACAAAGCCCACGCTGTAATTTTCGCCGTCGCCCACTCTGCCCGTCGTCGGCTGGTCGTAGTACTGGAACCAGTGCGCCCCCACGATTATCGGGTTTTCGACCGCGCTCAGAACGTAGGTGTTGTATTTTTCTATGCGCTCCGGCATTGTGGCGCATGCGCGGAGTCCGCCGCCGAATACGCCCCTGTCCTGATTTCCGAAGTGGAATTCGCCCACGATTACGGGTTTGTCTTTTGCGTTCTTTGGCAGTTTGAATGCGGAGACGTCGTCGCGGTAGAGGTTGTAGCTCATGACATCGCAGAACTTCGACGCCGACTTCTCCACAAGCTCGTTCGTCCACGCGAGGCGGCAGCCGAGGTAGAGAGTGTCGGGCGCGACGCGCTTGACCGCCTTGCGGCATGTGCGGAAATATTTTTCGTAGAATTTTCTTTCGATTCTAAGCATGTCATTTTTGCCCGATTTCGTTTTCGGAACGAAGTCGGTTTTTGCGAGGAAGTCGTCCCAGCCTGCGTATTTGGAATTCCACGCGGCGTTGAGTTTTTCGATTTCGCCGTATTTCTTTTCGAGCATTTTTTTGAACTCGATTTTCGCGGGCTGGTCCGCCTTGCACGAGAGAATCGCCGCGGGCAGCACGAGCGTTTCGGTCTGCCACGGAAGCTCGTTGTCCACAAACACGCCCACGCAGTACGGCGAGTTCATCAGCCGCGCCGATTTCGCCACGGCCTCGAGCGTGAGCCTTTCGAAATTTTCGTCGAAGTAGTCGGGCACGGGCTGCCAGTACGCGTTGAGCTTTTTCTGCGATTCGAGTTTCTTGGGAGCTTTTGCGCTTGTGAACAGCGCGAACGGAATTTCCGAGTTTTCCAGAAGTTCGGGTCTTGTCCACGCGCCGTAAGTGTTGACGCCCCACGAGCGCATGCGTCGGGGCGCAACGGCGTTGTAGTTCTTGGCGTCGTCGCCGTATTTTTTGTCGATGTTGCGCAGGTAGAAATTGTAGGTCTGGAATTTGCCTTCAAGCAGGCGCGACCAGTACGCCGTCTTTTCGTATTTTTTGTCGGAGACGTCGGCGAAATATTCCCCGCGGTTTGTGATAATCGTGGGGGCGGTCGCGCCCACGCAGTCGATGCCGTGCGACCAGAACAGGTTGCCGTCGGGGGTGATGAGCCACCACTTGCCGCCGATTTTCTGCGCGCGGAAGTGCCCCGTCGCCGCGTATTTTCTGTCGGGGTCGAGCAGCCCGAAATACTTGTCGCGGTCGGGGATTGTCCCGAGTTTTTTCTCGAAGCTTTGCTCTTCGGAGAGGCGCGTTTTCAGGTCGGCGTCGGTCAGGATTTTATTCTTCCAGTTTCTGTGCATGTACTGCCCGTATTTGTCGATAAACGGGCAGAATTTTTCGCGCGGAATGGAGAGCGCGGGGTCGGCGTCGTTGAAGCCCTTGCCCGACATCGGCGGTCTCCTGAAATATTTGAACGCGCCGTCCTCGAAAAGCCACGCGTATTTGGGCATGGGCAGTTTTTCTATTTTGATGTCGTCTATTTTCAGCACGCCGCCGCCTGCGGAGGTGATTTCGATTTTCCTTTCTCCGTCCGCCTGCGCGAGGAATGTCGCAGTTAGCGTGTCGGAGTCTTTCGAGGTTTTGAAGAGCAGCGTGTTTTTCTGCGCTCCCAAAACTGCGTCGCGCGTATTCGACGTCTTGCCGTAGCACATGTAGACAAAGAATGTGGGTGTTTCCCCGCCGCCGATTTCGGGGGTGGAGTATTTGAAGGTCAGCTTGTAGGCGTAGCCCTTTTCGAACTTGGGGATTAAAATCGAAAGCGCAAGCGGGTACTGGCGTTTCGATTTCCGCGTGTCAACCACAAGCGACTTCCCGCCCGAAAGCGCGTTTTCTTCGGAAACTACCGCGGTTTCCTCTGTTATGACGCAGTTTGCGCCGCTGTTTTTGTCGAAATTTTCGAAGTTTTCAAAAAGCACCGTGTTTTCCGAAACGGATTCCCCCGCGACCGTCGCGCACGCCGCAAGGATAATCGGCGCGATTGCGGCTGCAAATAGATTTGGAATTTTCATGCATAAACAGCCTAAAACGTCGCTCGGCGGCGGCAATCAAAAAAAAGTCCAAAATGCTTGACAGGGGGCTTCGATGTGTTAAATCATCTTCTCATACGTTTGAGGCGTGAATTCGCTTGCGCCTTTTCGACAAACCAATTCATTATACTATCATGGACAGGAGAGATTTTATCAAAAAAATGGCGGGTGCGGGAATGGCCTTGGGCTTCCCCACAATCATACCCGCTTCGGCGTTGGGCAAGGACGGCGCGGTTGCGCCGAGCGAACGAATCACGTTTGCTTCGATAGGCTTGGGCACGCAGGGCTGCGGAAACACGGGCGTCTTCGTGAGCGACAAGCGTTTGCAGCTTGTGGGGCTTTGCGACGTAAACGCAACCGAAGGCCGCCAGTACTACGGCTACGGCAACAACGACCAGCGCGGCTTGCAGGTTGCCCGCAAAAACTTCGGCATGGACATTCCATGCTACAACGACTTCCGCGAAGTCGTCGCCCGCAAGGATATTGACTTTATCATGTCGGCTACCCCCGACCATTGGCACGCGATAATCGCCCTTGCGTGCGTCGCGGCGGGCAAGGACGTCTACGGCGAAAAGCCCCTCACCCGAACAATCCGCGAGGGCAAGATTTTGCGCGATGCCGTGGAGGCTTCGGGCATAATCTGGCAGACGGGCTCGTGGCAGCGTTCCATTCCCACGTTCGTGCGCGCGGCGGAAATCGTCAGGAACGGCTACTTGGGCAGAATAAGCAAAATCGTAATCGGCCTTCCGTCGAATTTCAGGAGCGAAATCCTCAAACCCGTTCCCGTCCCGAAAGGCTTCGACTGGGAAATGTGGCAGGGCCCCGCGCCGCGCTCGTCGTACTACAACCCGTGCAAGACGTTCACCCGCTGGCGCGGCATAATGAATTACAGCGCGGGCAAAATTGCCGACTGGGGCGCGCACCACCTCGACATCGCGCATTGGGCGATGGGCGTGGACGAATCGGGCCCGATTGAAATCCGTCCCAATTTCGTTGAATGGCCCAAAGACGGCTTCTCCGACCAGCCCACAAAGTTCTCGATAACTTTCCGCTACAAGAACGGTGTGGAGGTCGAAATGTCCGACATGAACCGCAACGGCGTGGAATTCTTCGGCGAAAAGGGAACGCTTTTCGTCTCCCGCGCGACGATTGTCTCGAACCCGCTTTCGATTGCCGAAACGCGCATTCTGCCCACCGAGGACAGGCTCTTCCCCGTCCGCGCGGGCAACCACTTCACGGCGTTTGTGGACAGCATTCTCGACAGGCGCAGGGCGGCGACCGACATCAACATTGCGCACCGCACAAACACGGGCTGCCTGCTGGGCGAAATCGCGTACAGGCTCAACCGCACAATCAAATGGAACCCCGACACGGAGGAGATTGTCGGCGACGACGAAGCCGCCCGCATGTGCGACCGCGCCTACTGCGCCCCGTGGGAACTCAAAGCGTAAAAGGAGAATTTCGACATGAAAAAATTTGCATTTGTTTTCGCCGCGCCGCTGTTCGCGTGCGCGTCGCTGTTCGCCGACGCCTATGCCGACATGCAGTCGTACAAGGCGGGCGACAGCCTCTCGTGGTTCTACGAAATCCGCACGGAATCCCTGAAAAAGGGTTCAGCGAAATCGGTCGAGGCGAAAATCCTCGAAACCATTTCGGCAAAGGAAATCGACAACGCGGCGTTCGAAAGGGCGTGCGAAATCTTGAAGCCCATCGCCACGAAAAACTCCGTCCCGGTGCTCGCGAAGTTTTTGAACGACGATTTCCGCGCCCCGTGGGTGTGCTCGGTGTTCATCACGCTCGACTCTTCTTCGGTTGATTCCGCCCTCGCGGACTCTCTCGAAAAGGCCGACGAAAAATGCGCAATGACGGTTCTCTCGACGCTCGCCGCCCGCGGCTCGTCGAAGGGTCTCGACGCGCTCGAAAAATACGCGCAGTCGGACAACAAGAACCTCGCGCTGTTCGCGGTTTCGGCGATGGTAAAATACGAGGACGCCGTGAAGACGCTTTCGCGCATCGCAGATAAAAACGACTTCCGCCGCGACGCCGCCCTCGACGCGCTTTCGCTCATAGCATACCGCGCGGCGAAATCGGGCGACAAGTCGCTCGCGACCGACGCGCTCGAAAGCGTCCCCGCCGACTACCCGATGTCAATCGGAGCGCGCGCTGAACTCGCAAAGAACCGCGTAAAGTATCTCGACTCAATCATAATTGCAGACGGCAAAAACGTCGCTCGCGCTGGCAGACTCATCTACAACGCGCGCAAATTCGCCGATTCCGAAGAAATAATCGCGGCGTTCCCCAAGCTTTCCAAAGAGGCAAAGCTTGCGGCGATGTCCACGTTCATGCTTTCGGGCGACACCCGCTTCTACCCGACAATCGCGCCGCTGCTCGATTCGAACGACCGCGACCTGCTCGACGAAGCCGTCTATGCCGCGCGCTTCATCTGCACCGACGAGGCGAACCTCCGCAAAATCTACGCGCTTGCACAGTCGAAGAACAAGATTCTGGCGTCGCACGCCCGCAACGTGTTGGAGGAAAATCCGAGTTTTGCGGCTGTCAGGGTTTTGAAGGACGCAGAATCGAAGGGCGACCTCTTCGCGCTCGAAATGCTCGTTATCAGGGGCGACTTGGACGCGGCTAAGAAGCTCGAAACAAAATTCTTCGACGGCGGCTACAAAGACGCCAAGATTTCGCAGATGTACGAAAACCTCATCACATACGGCGAACTTCCCAAGTTTGCGTCGCGCCTCAACGGGGCGGACGACGGCTTGCGCAAGGCAATCTGCAAAATTATCATCAAGAAACTCGCAAGAAACAAGGACAAGGACTTCGTCGCCGAAACGGTCTACGAAGTGCTTTCGGGCAAAGTCCCCGCCGAGGACGAAAAATTCATAGCCTCCAAGCTCAGGGTAAAACCCCGCAAATTCAGGGAGGTTTGGCAGAAGGAATTCCGCGCCCGCGGCGTCGAGGACAAACTCATGAAAGTCGCCGAGGAGCGCGAGCCGAAAATCGACGCAAGCTTCGTTTCGCTCTTCGACGGCAAAACGCTCAACGGCTGGAAAACGACGACGGGCACGGCGTTCTACGGCGTCAAGGACGGCTGCATTTACGGCAAAGTCGTAGACCAGAAGAAAAAGGAAAATTCCTTCCTCATCACCGAGCGCGCCGACTACAAAAACTTCATCTTCACCTACGAATTCAAGTGGGAGGAACTCGGCAATTCGGGCGTGATTTTCAAGGGATACTTCGAAAAGCGCAAACGCCCCGACGGCAGCGAATACGACAGAGTCGTAGGCCCGCAGGCGGAAATGGACGAAAATCCGCGCCGCCGCTGGACGGGCGGCGTCTATAACGAAGGCGTGGCTTGGAAGTACTCGCTCTCGCGCGAGGATCAGGAACAGGCCCGCAACGCCCTCGACCTGCTCGGCTGGAATAGAATGACGATTAAATGCGACGGCGACAGAATGCAGACTTGGGTCAACGGCGTGCCGACCGCAGACTTCGAGTGGGAGGGCGTAAAGCCCGGCTTCATCGGCTTGCAAGTCCACTTCGGCAAGACGGGCGCGATACTCTGGCGCAACGTGAAAATAAAAGAGCTTTAATTTTGCGAAATTTCAAACGGCGGTTTCGGGCAATCCCCGAAGCCGCTTTTTTTGCGCCCCAACTTGACTGTAAAGTAAACAAAGGGGGCGTTTTTTATCGACAAATTCGGCGCGCCTTTTTTAACTTGCGGGTCATGAGAATGAAAATATATGCACTGGGAATTTCCGCGCTGCTCGCTTTTGCGGCGCAGGCGCGGGCGGAGACGTATTCGGTTAAATCGCCCGACGGAAGAATAGAGGCGTCGGTGGACGACGGCGCGGGGCTGTCGTTTTCGCTCAAAGCCGACGGAAAGGTTCTGCTTGAAAAATGCGCAATCGGCATGGATACCGACAGGGGCTTTCTCGGTCGGGACGCCGTGGCGCAATCGCAAAAACTTTCCTCGCACAAGGGGACGCTTGAGCCCGTGTTCGGCACGCGCAAAACCGTCGCCGACGAGTACAACCAGCTGGAGCTCGGCTTCAAAAATTTCAAGCTGCTCGTGAGGGTCTACGACGAAGCCGCCGCCTACCGCTTCGCGACCGACTTCGACGGAGAGCTTGTCGTGAACGGCGAACTTCTCGAACTTTCGTCGGTAGCCGATTCCGACAACACAATTGCGCACGTCGTGCAGGCTGACAAAACATCGTTCGAAAGACGCTTTCTGCGCCAGCCCGCCGCCGCGCTCAAAAAACAGCACAGCGCGTCGCTGCCGTTCTTCTTCGAAAAGTCGGGCATGAAAGTTGCGGTTGTGGAGTCGGCGTGGTTTGACTACCCCGGAATGAGAATTTCGTATCCAGCCGACGCAAAGTCGCCCAAGGCGTATTTCACAAAGTGCCCTAAAAAGCTCGGCTTCGCCTACAAGGGAAAGGTCGGCGGCGCGGAGTACGACGGCATGTACGTCGTCAAGGAAACGGAGGACTTCATCGCGAAAACTTCGGGGGCGCGCGCGTTCCCGTGGCGCGGCTTCGTCGTCGGCAGAACCGACGCCGATTTTGCCGACAACGACACCGTCTACAAACTCGCCGAGCCGTCGCGCGTCGCCGACACGTCGTGGATTAAAATCGGCACTTCCGTTTGGGACTGGTGGGTAGACTGGAACATAGAAAACGTCGATTTCGAACTCGGCGTAAACGAGCAGACCTACCGCCACTACATCGACTTCGCCGCCGCAAACGGAATCCCGTTCCTGACGATAGACGCGGGCTGGCACGTCGGGCGCGGCTCCGAATCCAAGCCCGTCTACAACGATACCGCGCACTTCGTCAACGGCAAGCCCTATCTCGACGTTCCCGCGGTCGTAAAATACGCGAACTCGAAGGGCGTTAAAGTCGTCATCTGGATTTACAGCAAGGTTGCCTTCGACGAACCCGAAAAGGCTCTCGACCTCTACAAAAGCTGGGGCGTCTACGGGCTGAAAATCGACTTCAACGACCGCGACGACCAGTGGCTTATCCGCCATTTCGAAAATATCACGCGCCTCGCCGCCGAGCGCAAAATGGTCATCGACTGGCACGGCTGCCCCGCGCCGTCGGGCTTCCAGCGCACATACCCGAACGCCGTGAACTTCGAGGCGGTCTACGGCGGCGAAGTCAACAAGTGGTCGCCCGCCATTACGCCATCGCACAACATCGACCTCGTGTTCACCCGCATGCTGTTAGGTTCGATGGACTACACTTCGGGCGGAATGCGCAACCGCGCCAAGGGCGACTGGTATCTTTCGCGCGGAATGCCCGCGGTCAACGGCACGCGCGCGCACATGGCGGCGCACTCGGTGCTGTTCTTCGAGCCGCTTAAAATGATAAGCGACATGCCCAGCGAGTACGAAAAAGAGCCGGAAATCCTCCGCTTCCTCGCGGGCGTTCCGACCTCTTGGGACGAAACGAAAGTTCTCGGCGGCAAGATGGGCGAATACGTCGTCGTCGCCCGACGCAAGGGCGACGTTTGGTACGTCGGCGGCATGGCGGATTGGAACGGCAAAAAGTTCGAGCTTGACCTGTCGAAAATCATCGGCGCGGGCAAATACAAGGCGGAGCTGATACGCGACGCCCGCAACAGCGGACGCATCGCAACAGACTACAAATACGAAACGAAAACCGTAAAACATTCCGACAAGCTCGCAATCGAAATGAAGAGCGGCGGCGGCTTCGCCCTCAAACTCATTCCCATTAAATAGCGCAGAATTGCAAAAAATCCGAACGCCGAAGCCGAAACGCTTCGGCGTTTTTTTGCGCGCTTTAAAAATATTTGACCTCACGAAACCGATTTGCTAAACAGACCGTTAATTATGAAAGAAAAAATCATTTCGCTTCTAATCGCATGTTCGTCGCTTTTTGCGCCGCAACTCTTTGCGGAAACTTTCACGGTAAAATCGCCCGACGGCAAATTGCAGGCGGTCGTAAACGACGGCTCGCAACTCACGCTTTCGGTGTCCGCCGACGGCAAAACAGTTCTCGCGCCGTTTGCAATCGGCATGAAGACCGACAGGGCCGACTTCGGTAAAAACGTCAAGGCAAAAGGCTCGGCATCGTCGTCCTACAAGGGCGAAATCGCGGCGACCTACGGAATCCGCAGCAAAATCGAAGACAACTACAACCAGACGGAAATCGATTTCGACAAATACAAGCTCGTAGTCCGCGCCTACAACGAGGCAATCGCATACCGCTTCGCGTCGGACTTCGACGGCGAAATCACCGTTTTCTCCGAAACGCTCGACCTTCCCCTTTCTGTTGACGACAAAATCATAGGGCACGCGGTCAACGGCGTTCAGGACTCCTTCGAACGCTTCTTCCTCCGCGAATCCGTCGCCGACATGAAAAAACACCACTCGTACAGCCTGCCGTTCCTCGCGCAGAAAAACGGCTACACCGTCGCTGTGGTGGACTCCGACGTGTTCGACTACCCCGCGCTCCGCTTCGCCGCGTCGTCCGACTCCAAGCCCGAGGCGTGGTTCTCGAAAGCCCCCAAGACTTTCAAGCAAAGAAACAAGTTCACCCGCACCGTAGACCAGTCTTTCGACTACATTGCAAAGACCAAGGGCAAGCGCAGCTTCCCGTGGCGCGGCTTCATCGTGGCGCGCAAAGACATCGACCTTGCCGACAACGACACCGTCTACAAGCTCGCCGAACCGTCGCGCCTTGCCGACACTTCGTGGATTAAGCCCGGCACCTGCGCGTGGGAATGGTGGAGCGACTGCCAGCTTGAAGGCGCGGGCTTTGTCGGCGGCGTCAACGAACAGATATACCGCTATTACGCCGACTTCGCCGCCGAAAACAACATTCCCTACATTCT
The Opitutia bacterium KCR 482 genome window above contains:
- a CDS encoding beta-galactosidase, translated to MKIPNLFAAAIAPIILAACATVAGESVSENTVLFENFENFDKNSGANCVITEETAVVSEENALSGGKSLVVDTRKSKRQYPLALSILIPKFEKGYAYKLTFKYSTPEIGGGETPTFFVYMCYGKTSNTRDAVLGAQKNTLLFKTSKDSDTLTATFLAQADGERKIEITSAGGGVLKIDDIKIEKLPMPKYAWLFEDGAFKYFRRPPMSGKGFNDADPALSIPREKFCPFIDKYGQYMHRNWKNKILTDADLKTRLSEEQSFEKKLGTIPDRDKYFGLLDPDRKYAATGHFRAQKIGGKWWLITPDGNLFWSHGIDCVGATAPTIITNRGEYFADVSDKKYEKTAYWSRLLEGKFQTYNFYLRNIDKKYGDDAKNYNAVAPRRMRSWGVNTYGAWTRPELLENSEIPFALFTSAKAPKKLESQKKLNAYWQPVPDYFDENFERLTLEAVAKSARLMNSPYCVGVFVDNELPWQTETLVLPAAILSCKADQPAKIEFKKMLEKKYGEIEKLNAAWNSKYAGWDDFLAKTDFVPKTKSGKNDMLRIERKFYEKYFRTCRKAVKRVAPDTLYLGCRLAWTNELVEKSASKFCDVMSYNLYRDDVSAFKLPKNAKDKPVIVGEFHFGNQDRGVFGGGLRACATMPERIEKYNTYVLSAVENPIIVGAHWFQYYDQPTTGRVGDGENYSVGFVDIADTPVYEAVEAARKIAEEMYATRLSDERKVKITEQKTITY
- a CDS encoding Gfo/Idh/MocA family oxidoreductase; its protein translation is MDRRDFIKKMAGAGMALGFPTIIPASALGKDGAVAPSERITFASIGLGTQGCGNTGVFVSDKRLQLVGLCDVNATEGRQYYGYGNNDQRGLQVARKNFGMDIPCYNDFREVVARKDIDFIMSATPDHWHAIIALACVAAGKDVYGEKPLTRTIREGKILRDAVEASGIIWQTGSWQRSIPTFVRAAEIVRNGYLGRISKIVIGLPSNFRSEILKPVPVPKGFDWEMWQGPAPRSSYYNPCKTFTRWRGIMNYSAGKIADWGAHHLDIAHWAMGVDESGPIEIRPNFVEWPKDGFSDQPTKFSITFRYKNGVEVEMSDMNRNGVEFFGEKGTLFVSRATIVSNPLSIAETRILPTEDRLFPVRAGNHFTAFVDSILDRRRAATDINIAHRTNTGCLLGEIAYRLNRTIKWNPDTEEIVGDDEAARMCDRAYCAPWELKA
- a CDS encoding family 16 glycoside hydrolase; amino-acid sequence: MKKFAFVFAAPLFACASLFADAYADMQSYKAGDSLSWFYEIRTESLKKGSAKSVEAKILETISAKEIDNAAFERACEILKPIATKNSVPVLAKFLNDDFRAPWVCSVFITLDSSSVDSALADSLEKADEKCAMTVLSTLAARGSSKGLDALEKYAQSDNKNLALFAVSAMVKYEDAVKTLSRIADKNDFRRDAALDALSLIAYRAAKSGDKSLATDALESVPADYPMSIGARAELAKNRVKYLDSIIIADGKNVARAGRLIYNARKFADSEEIIAAFPKLSKEAKLAAMSTFMLSGDTRFYPTIAPLLDSNDRDLLDEAVYAARFICTDEANLRKIYALAQSKNKILASHARNVLEENPSFAAVRVLKDAESKGDLFALEMLVIRGDLDAAKKLETKFFDGGYKDAKISQMYENLITYGELPKFASRLNGADDGLRKAICKIIIKKLARNKDKDFVAETVYEVLSGKVPAEDEKFIASKLRVKPRKFREVWQKEFRARGVEDKLMKVAEEREPKIDASFVSLFDGKTLNGWKTTTGTAFYGVKDGCIYGKVVDQKKKENSFLITERADYKNFIFTYEFKWEELGNSGVIFKGYFEKRKRPDGSEYDRVVGPQAEMDENPRRRWTGGVYNEGVAWKYSLSREDQEQARNALDLLGWNRMTIKCDGDRMQTWVNGVPTADFEWEGVKPGFIGLQVHFGKTGAILWRNVKIKEL
- a CDS encoding glycoside hydrolase family 97 protein — encoded protein: MKIYALGISALLAFAAQARAETYSVKSPDGRIEASVDDGAGLSFSLKADGKVLLEKCAIGMDTDRGFLGRDAVAQSQKLSSHKGTLEPVFGTRKTVADEYNQLELGFKNFKLLVRVYDEAAAYRFATDFDGELVVNGELLELSSVADSDNTIAHVVQADKTSFERRFLRQPAAALKKQHSASLPFFFEKSGMKVAVVESAWFDYPGMRISYPADAKSPKAYFTKCPKKLGFAYKGKVGGAEYDGMYVVKETEDFIAKTSGARAFPWRGFVVGRTDADFADNDTVYKLAEPSRVADTSWIKIGTSVWDWWVDWNIENVDFELGVNEQTYRHYIDFAAANGIPFLTIDAGWHVGRGSESKPVYNDTAHFVNGKPYLDVPAVVKYANSKGVKVVIWIYSKVAFDEPEKALDLYKSWGVYGLKIDFNDRDDQWLIRHFENITRLAAERKMVIDWHGCPAPSGFQRTYPNAVNFEAVYGGEVNKWSPAITPSHNIDLVFTRMLLGSMDYTSGGMRNRAKGDWYLSRGMPAVNGTRAHMAAHSVLFFEPLKMISDMPSEYEKEPEILRFLAGVPTSWDETKVLGGKMGEYVVVARRKGDVWYVGGMADWNGKKFELDLSKIIGAGKYKAELIRDARNSGRIATDYKYETKTVKHSDKLAIEMKSGGGFALKLIPIK